The Dioscorea cayenensis subsp. rotundata cultivar TDr96_F1 chromosome 11, TDr96_F1_v2_PseudoChromosome.rev07_lg8_w22 25.fasta, whole genome shotgun sequence genomic interval TCATAGTGAAATTAATTTCTCTTaagaatttttcaaaacttaaatattaaaaatatggtTAAGCCTTATGTATATGTAATATCTGCTGCTTGAGGTCATAGATGCATCACACACCACAAAATGAGAGACATGATGTTGATTCCAGTACTTATGCTTAAAAAGTGTGGTCAATCTGAGAAGCAATGTTCCGGTGAAATTGATTCACTGGAGGAAGATAGAGCCCCTTGAAATGTTGATGAGACAATTTTCCTATTGTTCATTGTTCCTAACACTTTTTAACAATTGGCAGCCTCATTTCCCGAGCCAGAAAAACTGTTCTTGGCTCAGCGGATGACATTGGTTGGTTACAGCGTGCCACAAACTTGCCTCCTGTGCAAGATGGAACAAAGCGATTTAACCAATTGCTAGAGAGGATAAGGTAAGAAGAATATAGCTATTATCCTGAATATGTGCAGGTTTatgaaattttgatttcataGTTGTCCTTTTCTTCCTGGGTAGGAGTGGAGAACATAAGTTACCGGACTCATTGGTCTATTTGTTGGTTCCaggtattattttatttatgaggAAAATCAATCATTCATGAATAATTAGGGAGGGTTCATGTATTTTCTCAGCTTTGGTGATGTTCTTCATTTTCAGGTCTTTTCAGCAACCATGGCccactttattttgttaatacaAAGTCGTTTTTCTCAAAGATGGGTTTGGCTTGTCACATTGCCAAAATTCACAGTGAGGTTGTTTTCCCTCtatcttttgtgtgtgtgtatgtatatgttccatattatatattttaatcatgtATGAGCATTTAATTACCAGGCTTCGGTTGAGAAAAATGCCAGAGAAATCAAAGAATATATTGAAGAAATTTATTGGGGCTCAAAGAAACGGGTTTTACTTTTCGGGCACAGCAAAGGAGGAGTTGATTCAGCAGCTGCATTATCTTTATATTGGTCGGATCTGAAAGACAAAGTCGCTGGACTGGTGTTGGCACAGAGCCCCTATGGAGGAAGCCCAATTGCTTCAGATTTATTACGTGAAGGGCAACTAGGGGATTATGTTAAATTACGGACATTAACGGAGATTCTGATATGCAAAGTTCTGAAAGTAAATACCTTCTAGTCCAATCTATCATCTTCCTCTTGCTTTCTGTTGTTCCTTAAAATTGTTTCTATTACATGTTACTGTGCAAACTTTCTGCTTAATCTTCtcttttgttgttcttgttgttgtcaTTGTCGTCTTACAGGGTGACCTACAAGCTTTGGAAGATTTGACCTATGAGAAAAGGCGAGAGTTTCTAAACAAGCACCCATTGCCAACAGAGCTTCCAGTTGTCTCATTTCACACAGAAACTGGTATTGCCCCTGGCATTCTCACCAGTCTTTCTCATGTTGCACATGCGGAGCTGCCCATAGTTGCTCCTCGTGCTGATAGCCAGCCTACCAAGCTTCCGGTTGTCATGCCGCTTGCTGCTGCTATGGCTGCATGTGCTCAACTCTTGCAGATCAGATACAGCGAGAAAAGTGATGGGTTGGTCACACGCAGGGATGCTGAAGTTCCTGGATCAGTTGTGGTTCGTCCAGATCGCAAACTGGACCATGCATGGATGGTCTACTCTCCTATGAATGTTGACAATAGTGAGACAGATGCTTCACATACTTGTGAAGCTCTTCTCACATTGCTTGTGGAGGTttcacaaaagaaaatgcatgagaTTACCAGGAAGAATGAGTGATACTTTTCACAATAGAGAATGTACATCATCAATCAGTACATAactcaccaattttttttttgttgccaaTGTCTTGTAGCTCAGAAATAACATATTGGATTCACTCAGCATTACTTAGATTTTCAGTGCTGTGTTGTGCAGTATTGTGAATTTTACACTTGTTGATACATCAAATGGATATTATTTCTGTGATGTTGAAGTAAAGGAAATTATTTGTTCTCTCTTCAATTGTTGTGCAATTATTggttaacatatttttttactgACAAAGCATCTTTTTAGTATATAATTTTAGTCAAATTACTCAACAAACTTTTTGATTCTCATGTCCTCAGCCACACAAGACACTCAACATGCAGCCAAAGATGTCCTTAATGTGATGCTGTCCTCTTGGAAAACTGGAAACAAGAGATCGACACATCAGCCACTCAATTAGTGAGTCTTTGACTTTTATCTTCTTCTAACCATTAAAATCTCTTCCATATTCTGAATGGATATGTGGCTGCAAATTAAAGAAACAGTTTCTCTATTTGGTTTAAAGctagaaacaaagcaaaaatttGTTAGAGTTTgcaagttcaattttttttttttttttgaattaagcTTCAGTATGGACTCTGTATAAATCTTGTAGGTTgtatttatctatttcactctaaaAGATAaggattaaaatttaaattatcctTTATCATCGGacctatatttctttttg includes:
- the LOC120272022 gene encoding uncharacterized protein LOC120272022 isoform X1; this translates as MLTMENQSSEKVESTTALTVHNDDSTVESYTNQIFNSIPALSEAASYLQDTTSYLTSCFTASDGILDEGIELRTMPPSRNQGSFSRDNGSSTIGWSSFFERLADANISSVHVGETSSAGSSSQVRSGSMTSTSGVQNGSSIFQGLISRARKTVLGSADDIGWLQRATNLPPVQDGTKRFNQLLERIRSGEHKLPDSLVYLLVPGLFSNHGPLYFVNTKSFFSKMGLACHIAKIHSEASVEKNAREIKEYIEEIYWGSKKRVLLFGHSKGGVDSAAALSLYWSDLKDKVAGLVLAQSPYGGSPIASDLLREGQLGDYVKLRTLTEILICKVLKGDLQALEDLTYEKRREFLNKHPLPTELPVVSFHTETGIAPGILTSLSHVAHAELPIVAPRADSQPTKLPVVMPLAAAMAACAQLLQIRYSEKSDGLVTRRDAEVPGSVVVRPDRKLDHAWMVYSPMNVDNSETDASHTCEALLTLLVEVSQKKMHEITRKNE
- the LOC120272022 gene encoding uncharacterized protein LOC120272022 isoform X2 produces the protein MLTMENQSSEKVESTTALTVKTLSEAASYLQDTTSYLTSCFTASDGILDEGIELRTMPPSRNQGSFSRDNGSSTIGWSSFFERLADANISSVHVGETSSAGSSSQVRSGSMTSTSGVQNGSSIFQGLISRARKTVLGSADDIGWLQRATNLPPVQDGTKRFNQLLERIRSGEHKLPDSLVYLLVPGLFSNHGPLYFVNTKSFFSKMGLACHIAKIHSEASVEKNAREIKEYIEEIYWGSKKRVLLFGHSKGGVDSAAALSLYWSDLKDKVAGLVLAQSPYGGSPIASDLLREGQLGDYVKLRTLTEILICKVLKGDLQALEDLTYEKRREFLNKHPLPTELPVVSFHTETGIAPGILTSLSHVAHAELPIVAPRADSQPTKLPVVMPLAAAMAACAQLLQIRYSEKSDGLVTRRDAEVPGSVVVRPDRKLDHAWMVYSPMNVDNSETDASHTCEALLTLLVEVSQKKMHEITRKNE
- the LOC120272022 gene encoding uncharacterized protein LOC120272022 isoform X3 codes for the protein MPPSRNQGSFSRDNGSSTIGWSSFFERLADANISSVHVGETSSAGSSSQVRSGSMTSTSGVQNGSSIFQGLISRARKTVLGSADDIGWLQRATNLPPVQDGTKRFNQLLERIRSGEHKLPDSLVYLLVPGLFSNHGPLYFVNTKSFFSKMGLACHIAKIHSEASVEKNAREIKEYIEEIYWGSKKRVLLFGHSKGGVDSAAALSLYWSDLKDKVAGLVLAQSPYGGSPIASDLLREGQLGDYVKLRTLTEILICKVLKGDLQALEDLTYEKRREFLNKHPLPTELPVVSFHTETGIAPGILTSLSHVAHAELPIVAPRADSQPTKLPVVMPLAAAMAACAQLLQIRYSEKSDGLVTRRDAEVPGSVVVRPDRKLDHAWMVYSPMNVDNSETDASHTCEALLTLLVEVSQKKMHEITRKNE